The sequence AAAGGTGTTTTCCGAGGCGGTCCAGCAGAAAACGGGCCGATTTGCGCATGCCCTGTATCCAGACCGCCAGATCGCGCATCCCATTGAGGCAGTGCGAGGCCGAGCGCGTCGCCATGGCAATCGAATCCGAAGGCACGCCCCCTGCAGCACGGTGGCGCGGCTGCGGTCGAAACGATTCACACCACACGGTTATGCAGGCGTTTTGAAATGAAAATGAAGTGGTCAGCGTTTCCCTGGGTGTGCTTCGCCATGTGCGTGGGCGTGATGGGCACGGCGCTCATTTCACCGCTGTACCCGCTGTATCAGCAAGCATGGCAGCTGCGCACCAGTGATATTTCGCTGATCTACGTGGTGTACATGGTGGGGGCACTGTTCGGGCTTCTGTTCATGGGGCGGCTTTCGGACACGCTGGGTTTTCGCAAGGTCATGCTGACAGGGCTGCTGCTGGGCTGGGCCGGAACGCTGCTGACGATGCTGGCCTGGAACCTGCCGAGCCTCAATATTGGCCGTTTTGCGGTGGGGCTGTCCTCCAGCCTGATCGTGACCAGCGCCTCGGTGGGCCTGGTACAAATCTCCCGCGACGGCGCCTCCCAGCGGATATCGATGATCACCAGCTTCCTGCTGGCCTTCGGCTTTGGCCTGGGTCCGATCACCGGCGGAGTCATCGGCCAGTGGCTGCCCGTCCCCCTGAAGGTCACCTATGTGCCGTCGCTGGTGCTTGGCGTGCTGGCCGTGTACGCCCTCATGCGGATACCGCTGAAATCCCATGCCGATGAACAGGCCGCCGCACCACTCGGCTGGCGAACGTTCCTCCCGCGTCTGGCCTGGGCCCACCGCCAGGACTCGGTGGCGTACCTGCTGACCTGCGCCTGCCCGTTCTTCGCCTTTGGCGTGTTCGGCATCTACGCCTCGATGGCGCCGCTGTTTCTGGAAAAGATGCTGCCCTGGCACGGCCCGGTGGTCAGCGGGACATCCATCGGTGTCATCCTGCTCGCCTCGGCCATGACGCAACTTCTCTGCGCCAGGATGAGCCTGCGCTGGTGCGGGCTCCTCGGGCTGCTGGCGGTCGTGCTCAGCAATGCCATGTTGGTGCTGAACTTCAGACTCGGTTCGCCCACGGTCTTCATCATCGGCGTCTGCGCTGCCGCCTCCGGGCATGGCATGTGCCTGCTGGCGGGTATCAGCATGGTCAACCGTATTGCCAGGCCCGCCGAGCGTTCCGGGCTGATCTCAACCTATCTCGTCTGCGGCTATGTCGGCAGCATCGTGCCGCTGATCGGCGCCGGCTGGATCGCCGACCACTACGGCTTGCCCATGGCGATCACGTCACTGGGCCTGTGCGTCATGGCCATCGCCACGCCGGCGGCGGTCGGCTATTTTCTGCATCCACGGATGCGCGGAGGCTGAACGATGCCCGCTCCGGCGCCGGTGGTTCATCGCACACTCATGTCTCACGGCATCTGAACGCATGGTTGCATGGCCCTGTACGCAACGTGTGTGGGCGGGGACGTACGGCGCGGCTGGACGAGCAGCTCTGGTAGAGTCCGAGTTCGTCCGACCCAGCATCGAGAAACTGTAGACATGGCAACCATCCACATCCATCAGCGCGAGGATACCGACCGTCTGCCCCGTTTCCCTGGCCTGGAATGCGACGGCATCGTCATTCCCTCTTCGCCTGAAGCCTTCGGGCAGGCCGTGGAGGAGATCCGGGCTTTTTCCGAGGTCGGATTCGATACCGAATCCAAGCCAACCTTCAGGCCCGGTGAGCCCTCCACCGGCCCGCATCTGCTGCAATTCGCGACCCCTGAAAAGGCGTACCTGTTTCAGGTGGGCCTGCCCGGGAGCCATGAGGCGGCAAAGCTGCTGCTGGAGTCGGAGCACCTGCTGAAGATCGGTTTCGGGCTGGGCTCGGATCGCTCCCGGCTGCGTAGCAAGCTGGGCATTGAATTGCGGCATTTTCTGGACCTCGGAACGGCATTGCGCTACCACGGCAAGAAAGGTCAGGTTGGGCTGCGCGGCGCGGTCGCCGGTGTGCTTCAGGCCACTATTGCAAAGTCTCGCAAGGTATCGACCTCGAATTGGGCGAACGCCGTGCTCAGCGAGTCGCAGCAGCGCTATGCAGCCAATGACGCCTATGCGGCACTCCAGGTTTTCCTGGCGTTCGACCAGCCGACACGGGAGCGCCTCCGCGTGCACAGCAGCCTGGGGAAAAAACAGCCAAGCTAATCGGCACTGGCGGTAACGTCTGCAACCTGCCAGGTCCGACGGCGTCTATCCCTTGGATGCCATGGTTGGAGGTGAACCTGGAGGCTATGTTTTTCAGCGGCTGGTCGACGCCGCTGCGCACGCTGGTGGTCGGTCTGCTCGCGTACATCGGTCTGATCGGTCTGTTGCGTATTTCGGGCAGACGTTCTGCTGACCCCGGACCGGGTCGTTTCCCGCTGCCAATTGCCCTTCCCGATCCGGTCAGAGTTTTCTGCTTCCGCTGAAGAAAAACTTGTACATGCCGATGAGCTTGTAGAGCAGCATTGCTTTTTCATTCATCGGATAACGAACATGTTCAATAAGAAGCTGAAACAAGAGCTGGCACAACTGCGCGAAGAGGTCGCTACCAACCGACAGCTCAAGGAGTCGTTGTACAGGGAGATGATGGTGCTGGAAGTCGACCCGCAGGGTCGCGTTCAGCACGCCAACCCGCTTTTCCTGAGTGAGATGGGCTTGCGCCTC is a genomic window of Stutzerimonas stutzeri containing:
- a CDS encoding MFS transporter, yielding MKMKWSAFPWVCFAMCVGVMGTALISPLYPLYQQAWQLRTSDISLIYVVYMVGALFGLLFMGRLSDTLGFRKVMLTGLLLGWAGTLLTMLAWNLPSLNIGRFAVGLSSSLIVTSASVGLVQISRDGASQRISMITSFLLAFGFGLGPITGGVIGQWLPVPLKVTYVPSLVLGVLAVYALMRIPLKSHADEQAAAPLGWRTFLPRLAWAHRQDSVAYLLTCACPFFAFGVFGIYASMAPLFLEKMLPWHGPVVSGTSIGVILLASAMTQLLCARMSLRWCGLLGLLAVVLSNAMLVLNFRLGSPTVFIIGVCAAASGHGMCLLAGISMVNRIARPAERSGLISTYLVCGYVGSIVPLIGAGWIADHYGLPMAITSLGLCVMAIATPAAVGYFLHPRMRGG
- a CDS encoding 3'-5' exonuclease, translating into MALYATCVGGDVRRGWTSSSGRVRVRPTQHRETVDMATIHIHQREDTDRLPRFPGLECDGIVIPSSPEAFGQAVEEIRAFSEVGFDTESKPTFRPGEPSTGPHLLQFATPEKAYLFQVGLPGSHEAAKLLLESEHLLKIGFGLGSDRSRLRSKLGIELRHFLDLGTALRYHGKKGQVGLRGAVAGVLQATIAKSRKVSTSNWANAVLSESQQRYAANDAYAALQVFLAFDQPTRERLRVHSSLGKKQPS